Proteins co-encoded in one Deferribacterota bacterium genomic window:
- a CDS encoding tetratricopeptide repeat protein encodes MINKFFIIIATLFLFSYLNAQEMDYNSLIENGDAAFNSGNYVNAINYYSQALIIDPFNEELYFKRAESFYELGRYNQAIFDYTEAIKLDPSFYEAYLKRGNAYFKLKDFNNAINDYTKAIELNPDKYIAYYNRGLAYMNLGDYENAIDDFTETLRLNPNHVNSYIYRGVSYLNSSNYNNAINDLTKAARLDPNNPVIYYNRGIAFYKTGNINQAISDLSYAITLYPNYDDAYVARGLVYASINNYDKAIEDYTAALNIDPQNAYAYYNRGVAYENIGEYQLASYDFDRACQYNRSLCTLDQLLPNN; translated from the coding sequence ATGATAAATAAATTCTTTATAATAATAGCTACACTCTTTTTATTTAGCTACCTCAATGCTCAAGAGATGGATTATAATAGTTTAATTGAAAACGGTGATGCAGCATTTAATTCTGGTAATTATGTAAATGCAATAAATTATTACTCACAAGCACTTATTATTGATCCTTTTAATGAGGAGCTATATTTTAAAAGAGCTGAATCCTTCTATGAATTAGGAAGATATAATCAAGCAATCTTTGATTATACAGAAGCTATAAAATTAGACCCATCTTTCTATGAGGCTTATCTAAAAAGAGGAAATGCTTATTTTAAACTAAAAGATTTTAATAATGCTATTAATGACTACACAAAAGCAATAGAACTAAATCCAGATAAATATATAGCTTATTATAATAGAGGGCTAGCGTATATGAATCTAGGTGATTATGAAAATGCTATAGATGATTTTACTGAAACACTTAGATTAAACCCAAATCATGTAAATAGTTATATTTATAGAGGAGTCTCCTATTTAAATAGCTCTAACTATAATAATGCAATTAATGATTTAACAAAGGCAGCAAGGTTAGATCCAAATAATCCTGTTATATATTATAACAGAGGGATTGCTTTTTATAAAACTGGCAATATTAATCAAGCAATATCTGACCTCTCTTATGCTATAACATTATATCCAAACTATGATGATGCATATGTAGCTAGGGGCCTAGTTTATGCTTCTATTAATAACTATGATAAAGCAATTGAAGATTATACTGCAGCACTTAATATTGACCCACAGAATGCTTATGCCTATTATAATAGAGGTGTGGCATATGAAAATATAGGAGAATACCAACTAGCAAGTTACGATTTCGATAGAGCTTGTCAATATAACAGAAGTCTATGCACCTTAGATCAGTTATTGCCTAACAATTAG
- a CDS encoding matrixin family metalloprotease: MINNILNNIIDNIITKQQNVDQDKLILNTNLEGDQYKALQSAANEWNSELGEDIVEIRHGDASKDPSGEMDGINSITTGELPGSPIGTTYTHYKVYSKQNQGIQTQKEVDIVIEDIEDDELFEAVALHEIGHALGAEHVLRDGAVMNPRIESGDKGDYPTELTKADINAVKRGNRIGEFVNKVV, encoded by the coding sequence ATGATTAACAATATATTAAATAATATTATTGATAATATTATAACAAAACAGCAAAATGTAGATCAAGATAAACTTATACTTAATACAAATTTAGAAGGTGATCAATATAAGGCTTTGCAGTCTGCTGCAAATGAGTGGAACAGTGAATTAGGTGAAGATATTGTAGAGATTAGGCACGGTGATGCTTCTAAAGATCCATCAGGAGAAATGGATGGAATAAATTCTATTACCACTGGCGAATTACCAGGAAGCCCTATAGGGACAACCTATACACATTATAAGGTTTATAGCAAACAGAATCAAGGTATTCAAACCCAAAAGGAAGTAGATATAGTTATAGAGGATATTGAAGATGATGAGCTATTTGAGGCAGTAGCCCTACATGAGATTGGGCATGCACTAGGAGCTGAACATGTGCTAAGAGATGGTGCTGTTATGAACCCAAGGATTGAATCAGGTGATAAAGGAGACTACCCTACAGAATTAACAAAGGCCGATATTAACGCTGTGAAAAGAGGAAACAGAATTGGTGAATTTGTTAATAAAGTTGTCTAG
- the larC gene encoding nickel pincer cofactor biosynthesis protein LarC, with product MKISYFDCFSGISGDMILGALIDAGLDIDLWKKELLKLPIPESEYRIEITKANKIFMEGTKVNIIELDNNSIHQGKNKDHKKHRHLNDILEIIEISKLNNNVKLLSNKIFKRIAEVESKIHNIDINKVHFHELSGLDTIIDIVGSLIAFNLLGIEKIYSSPIPIGSGIIDAAHGKIPVPAPATIELLKNCPIYSNNIADEVTTPTGAAIITTLSEHIGYMPQMKVLNIGYGAGSKDFKIPNLLRVIIGELTENIPTKEQLLIETTIDDMNPQIYEYLMQKLFDAGALDVYYTPIFMKKQRPATLITILTDICNEGVIAETIFKETTTIGYRKRFVDKVELNRDIYTIETPWGSVRVKKATFGDNINISPEYEDCKKIANKFNMPLKRVLKEIEKIISA from the coding sequence TTGAAAATTTCTTATTTTGACTGTTTTAGTGGCATTAGTGGTGATATGATTTTAGGGGCTTTAATTGATGCAGGTCTTGATATAGATCTATGGAAAAAAGAGCTATTAAAGCTTCCAATCCCAGAATCAGAATACAGAATAGAAATAACAAAGGCTAATAAGATTTTTATGGAGGGCACAAAGGTTAATATTATTGAATTAGATAATAATTCTATACATCAAGGGAAAAATAAAGATCATAAAAAACATAGACATTTAAATGATATATTAGAAATTATTGAAATTAGTAAATTAAATAATAATGTTAAGTTATTGTCAAATAAAATATTTAAAAGAATAGCTGAAGTAGAATCAAAGATCCACAATATAGATATAAACAAGGTCCATTTTCATGAATTAAGTGGTCTAGATACAATTATTGATATTGTTGGCAGTTTAATTGCCTTTAATTTATTAGGGATTGAAAAAATCTATTCTTCACCAATACCAATAGGAAGTGGTATTATTGATGCTGCTCATGGTAAAATACCGGTACCTGCGCCTGCAACAATTGAACTTTTAAAAAATTGCCCTATATACTCAAACAATATAGCAGATGAGGTTACAACACCTACAGGAGCAGCAATTATAACTACTCTCTCAGAGCACATAGGATATATGCCACAAATGAAAGTACTCAATATTGGCTATGGAGCAGGCTCTAAGGATTTTAAAATACCAAATCTATTAAGGGTTATAATAGGTGAATTAACTGAGAATATACCTACAAAAGAGCAGCTACTCATTGAAACTACAATAGATGATATGAATCCTCAAATATATGAATATTTAATGCAAAAATTGTTTGATGCTGGCGCACTAGATGTTTACTATACACCTATTTTTATGAAAAAACAAAGACCTGCTACATTAATTACAATACTAACTGATATTTGTAATGAGGGTGTAATTGCTGAGACAATATTTAAAGAAACTACTACTATAGGTTATAGAAAGCGTTTTGTTGATAAAGTAGAACTAAATAGAGATATTTATACAATTGAAACCCCTTGGGGAAGTGTAAGAGTCAAAAAAGCTACTTTTGGAGATAATATTAATATCTCTCCCGAATATGAGGATTGCAAGAAGATTGCAAATAAATTTAACATGCCTTTAAAAAGAGTGTTAAAAGAAATAGAGAAAATAATTTCAGCTTAA
- a CDS encoding thiolase domain-containing protein, translating to YVAGTSHSKFGRLEDKSIYDLICEAGKGALEDSNIEAKDIGGIWVGNFNAPVLNNQSHLGPIALDIHKDFRFKPATSVENACASGMSAILQAINAIRAGEVDFALVIAAEKMTSLDTKGVTYALAQASHWELEGSKGMTFPGLFAEFAKGYMKKYNISLDRLRVAFAKIASKNHRNALHNPLAQLPRDLSYEDILNLPEKKNPIVADPLRVYDCSLISDGAAAVVLTNKKEVAKKNGSVIEIAGIKHVSDYLSMKNRENYTLSGAKIAIDSVLKETNLTIDDIDFAEIHDCFTIAEIMLYEAMGLAKPGEGYLLIDEDTVFPEGKLPINLSGGLKAKGHPVGATGVSMAVLATRQLMGDPIGLKAENAKVGLTFNLGGSGSTNVAAIFKRED from the coding sequence TATATGTAGCAGGAACATCACATAGCAAATTTGGAAGATTAGAGGATAAAAGTATCTATGATTTAATTTGTGAAGCTGGAAAAGGTGCCTTAGAAGATAGTAATATAGAGGCAAAGGATATTGGTGGAATCTGGGTAGGGAATTTTAATGCACCCGTTTTGAATAATCAAAGTCATTTGGGTCCAATTGCTCTTGATATTCACAAGGATTTCAGGTTTAAGCCAGCTACAAGTGTGGAAAACGCTTGTGCTAGCGGGATGTCAGCTATACTCCAAGCAATAAACGCAATTAGGGCAGGAGAGGTTGATTTTGCTTTAGTTATAGCTGCAGAAAAAATGACATCCCTTGATACGAAAGGGGTAACCTATGCATTGGCACAGGCTTCACATTGGGAGCTTGAAGGCTCTAAAGGTATGACCTTCCCAGGGCTTTTTGCTGAATTTGCAAAGGGTTATATGAAAAAATACAATATTAGTTTAGATAGGTTAAGGGTTGCATTTGCCAAGATTGCTTCTAAAAATCACAGAAATGCCCTTCACAATCCTTTAGCACAACTACCCAGGGATTTAAGCTATGAAGATATATTAAATTTGCCTGAGAAAAAAAATCCTATAGTTGCTGATCCACTTAGAGTCTATGATTGTTCGTTAATATCAGATGGTGCTGCCGCTGTTGTATTGACAAATAAGAAAGAAGTAGCAAAGAAGAATGGTTCTGTCATTGAAATTGCGGGGATAAAACATGTTAGTGATTATTTAAGCATGAAAAATAGGGAAAATTATACATTGTCCGGTGCAAAAATTGCTATAGACAGTGTTCTTAAAGAAACTAACCTAACTATAGATGATATAGATTTTGCAGAAATCCACGATTGTTTTACTATAGCTGAGATTATGTTATATGAAGCTATGGGATTGGCAAAACCAGGTGAAGGCTATCTCTTGATTGATGAAGATACTGTTTTTCCAGAGGGTAAATTGCCTATTAACCTTTCAGGGGGTCTTAAAGCAAAGGGACATCCTGTTGGAGCAACAGGTGTTTCAATGGCTGTTTTAGCTACAAGACAACTTATGGGTGATCCTATAGGGCTAAAAGCTGAAAATGCAAAAGTTGGTTTAACCTTTAATTTAGGCGGCTCAGGATCTACTAATGTAGCAGCAATATTTAAGAGAGAGGATTAG
- a CDS encoding MaoC family dehydratase, translated as MRYFEDLEVGEKKSFGSVKVDKDEIIDFAKKFDPQYFHIDEEAAKKSIFGSLCASGWYTASITHRMVVENYFKDLSVLGSPGGDTLRWRKPVFPGDTLSVELEVMEKKNHNKYKEIGIARMRWNTFNQNKEIVMSLVANLLVNKRNN; from the coding sequence ATGCGTTATTTTGAGGATTTAGAAGTTGGAGAAAAGAAGTCTTTCGGTAGTGTTAAAGTAGATAAGGATGAAATAATAGATTTTGCTAAAAAGTTTGATCCCCAATATTTTCACATAGATGAAGAGGCTGCAAAAAAATCAATTTTTGGTTCCCTTTGTGCATCAGGTTGGTATACCGCCTCTATAACACACCGAATGGTTGTAGAAAATTACTTTAAGGATTTATCGGTTTTAGGCTCCCCAGGAGGAGATACCCTTAGGTGGCGAAAACCAGTATTTCCAGGAGATACACTCTCTGTTGAGTTAGAGGTAATGGAGAAGAAAAACCATAATAAGTATAAAGAAATAGGTATAGCTAGGATGAGATGGAATACCTTTAACCAAAATAAAGAAATTGTTATGTCATTAGTAGCTAATTTACTAGTTAATAAAAGAAATAATTAA